A part of Myxococcus landrumus genomic DNA contains:
- the htpG gene encoding molecular chaperone HtpG, translating into MTVEAAPQRETHAFQAEINQLLSLVINSLYSHKEIFLRELVSNASDALDKLRFRAITEPELLADAPELELRIIPDAEKNTLTIEDSGIGMSHDELVKNLGTIAHSGSREFIQAMTQRGQKDMQLIGQFGVGFYSAYLVADRVEVVSRAAGKDTTAWKWTSEAHGTFTVEPAERATRGTSVILHVKEDQKEFLDEWRLRSLITQYSDYVGHPIKLQVKKTTGTGDDAKTETALEVVNKASALWQRSKSEITDEQYQEFYKHLTHDWDAPLAWTHFKADGHQQFTGLLFVPKHPPFDLNAQQQRGVRLFVKRVFIMDRCEELVPQWLRFVRGVIDSDDLPLNVSRELLQDSQVVRAIRKHVVKKSLDLLEKMSKDKPEDYKEFWKSFGTVLKEGLATEAEHKDKLGGLLRYESSREEGLTSLADYVSRMKEGQEALYYMYGESRKAVEDSPHLETLKQRGYEVLFMTDPVDEWAAQGLREFQGKPLVSALQADLKLQATEEQKKEQEQSAEGLKGLTSRMKDVLQDSVREVRVTDRLTDSPVCLVVPEGGSPAYLERLLQQRGKGMPRVKRILEVNPKHPVIEHLKALHEKDPVQAQVAEWIELLHDQALLTEGSTISDPNRFARRLTTLLTQVAGMAANAPGSSAQPTS; encoded by the coding sequence ATGACCGTCGAAGCCGCCCCCCAGAGGGAAACCCATGCCTTCCAGGCAGAGATCAACCAGCTCCTGAGCCTGGTCATCAACTCGCTCTACAGCCACAAGGAGATCTTCCTGAGGGAGCTGGTGTCCAACGCGTCAGACGCGTTGGACAAGCTCCGCTTCCGGGCGATTACGGAGCCCGAGCTGCTCGCGGACGCCCCGGAGCTGGAGCTGCGCATCATCCCCGATGCCGAGAAGAACACGCTCACCATCGAGGACAGCGGCATCGGCATGTCGCACGACGAGCTGGTGAAGAACCTGGGCACCATCGCCCACTCCGGCTCGCGCGAGTTCATCCAGGCCATGACCCAGCGCGGGCAGAAGGACATGCAGCTCATCGGCCAGTTCGGCGTGGGCTTCTACAGCGCATACCTCGTCGCGGACCGGGTGGAAGTGGTCAGCCGCGCGGCGGGCAAGGACACCACCGCTTGGAAGTGGACCTCGGAGGCGCACGGCACCTTCACCGTGGAGCCCGCCGAGCGCGCCACCCGAGGCACCTCCGTCATCCTCCACGTGAAGGAGGACCAGAAGGAGTTCCTGGATGAGTGGCGGCTGCGCTCGCTGATTACGCAGTACTCCGACTACGTCGGCCACCCCATCAAGCTCCAGGTGAAGAAGACCACTGGAACCGGGGACGACGCGAAGACGGAGACCGCGCTGGAGGTGGTGAACAAGGCCAGCGCGCTGTGGCAGCGCTCCAAGTCGGAGATTACCGACGAGCAGTACCAGGAGTTCTACAAGCACCTGACGCACGACTGGGACGCGCCCCTGGCGTGGACGCACTTCAAGGCGGACGGCCACCAGCAGTTCACCGGCCTGCTCTTCGTGCCCAAGCACCCGCCGTTCGACTTGAACGCGCAGCAGCAGCGCGGGGTGCGCCTGTTCGTCAAGCGCGTGTTCATCATGGACCGCTGCGAGGAATTGGTGCCGCAGTGGCTGCGCTTCGTGCGCGGCGTCATCGACTCGGATGACCTGCCGCTCAACGTCTCGCGCGAGCTGCTCCAGGACTCGCAGGTGGTGCGCGCCATCCGCAAGCACGTGGTGAAGAAGTCCCTGGACCTCCTGGAGAAGATGTCCAAGGACAAGCCGGAGGACTACAAGGAGTTCTGGAAGTCGTTTGGCACGGTGCTCAAGGAGGGTCTCGCCACCGAGGCCGAGCACAAGGACAAGCTGGGCGGCCTGTTGCGCTACGAGAGCTCTCGCGAAGAGGGGCTCACGTCGCTCGCCGACTACGTGTCGCGCATGAAGGAGGGCCAGGAGGCGCTCTATTACATGTACGGCGAGTCCCGGAAGGCGGTGGAGGACAGCCCGCACCTGGAGACGCTGAAGCAGCGGGGCTACGAGGTCCTCTTCATGACGGACCCGGTGGACGAGTGGGCCGCGCAGGGCCTGCGTGAGTTCCAGGGCAAGCCCCTGGTGTCCGCGCTCCAGGCGGACCTGAAGCTCCAGGCCACGGAGGAGCAGAAGAAGGAGCAGGAGCAGAGCGCGGAGGGACTCAAGGGGCTCACGTCGAGGATGAAGGACGTGCTCCAGGACTCCGTGCGCGAGGTTCGCGTGACGGACCGGCTCACGGACTCGCCGGTGTGCCTCGTCGTTCCGGAGGGCGGCTCTCCCGCGTACCTGGAGCGGTTGCTCCAGCAGCGGGGCAAGGGCATGCCGCGCGTCAAGCGCATCCTGGAGGTCAATCCCAAGCACCCGGTCATCGAGCACCTCAAGGCGCTCCACGAGAAGGACCCGGTCCAGGCGCAGGTGGCCGAGTGGATTGAGCTGCTGCACGACCAGGCGCTGCTCACCGAGGGCAGCACCATCTCCGACCCGAACCGCTTCGCGCGTCGGCTGACGACGCTGCTGACGCAGGTGGCGGGGATGGCCGCGAACGCGCCCGGGTCCTCCGCACAACCCACGAGCTGA